GCGATAGATCTGTTCGGCCAACATGGCGCGGGCCAGGGCGTGCGGCCAGGTCTGGACGCCAAAGGCCATGGTCTCGTTGGCGGCCGCCAGGATCGAAGGGTCAAGACCGTCGGCTCCACCGATCAGGAACACCACCCGGCGGTTTCCGTCATCGCGGAGTCGGGCCAGATGATCGGCGAAGGCGCGGCTTTTCCAGGCCTTGCCGTGCTCGTCGCACGCCACGACATAGGCGCCCTCCAGATGCGGGCGCAGCACCTCGGCCTCGGCGGCCTTGCCCGGCTTCTTGGCCTCGACCTCGAGAATGTCGACAGGGCCCAGGGCCAGGGCGCGGCCTGACGCGGTGGCGCGGGACGCATAGTCCAGAGCCAGTTGCGCCTCGACCATGCGGCCAAGCTTTCCAACGGTGAGGATGGTGATTTTCATCAAGGCAAGCGTGGCAGCCGAAGGTGGAAGCCGGTTTCGGCGCCCGCCACGCGCCAAGCAAAAGAGCAAGCTCAAGGCCGCCATCTCTTCTGGAGACAGCGGCCGAGCTCAAGAGATCAGTTCGCCGCCGTGCGGTGCGGGGCGTCGACCGCCCAGATCTTCTCGATGTTGTAGAAGCTGCGCACTTCGGGACGGAACAGGTG
The DNA window shown above is from Caulobacter sp. FWC26 and carries:
- the rlmH gene encoding 23S rRNA (pseudouridine(1915)-N(3))-methyltransferase RlmH translates to MKITILTVGKLGRMVEAQLALDYASRATASGRALALGPVDILEVEAKKPGKAAEAEVLRPHLEGAYVVACDEHGKAWKSRAFADHLARLRDDGNRRVVFLIGGADGLDPSILAAANETMAFGVQTWPHALARAMLAEQIYRAATILSGSPYHRD